The window AGCCTTGGTTTTCTCGTCAGCACACGCGGTTAAAGGTTTTTCAGGGAAGCTCTCAATGTGATTCCAGGCTGGCTGGCACGTCCATTTTGCGGAAAACACAGTTCTCACGTTGTGTTTAGTTTTTGTTCCCGAGTTTTTGAACGAGGTAAAATCGTGCGTTCCTTCGATCTGGGCGGCCAATGCATTAAGTTCTGAGAGGTCGAGCGATGTTCGTACCCATTGAGCGACATTGCGAAAGAGGGGTGAGGGTCTGAGTGCGTTGTACACCCGGTAGCGGTATATCTTAGAGACGGCAGAGGCCATCGCATGAAAGTGAGGGGGTGCAATAAACGCCCGCCTGCAAATTATCGAGTCGGGTAAAAGGCTGTTCAGGCTGTAGCAAAAATCCGCTGTTTCTAAAAGTTTGAGCGATCGAAAATGAATGGTTTGCTCGATCGCGTGTACTCCCGCATCGGTGCGCCCCGATGCAAGAACGGTGATTTTCGTACCAAAGAGGGAGCTCAAAGCATCTTCGATAACCTGCTGAATGCAAGGCTTTTGAAAGTTGCTTTGGCGCTGCCAACCCCCGTGAGGCGTGCCGTCGTAGCTAATCGTGAGACGGTATTTGATCATGATTAGCTTTTACCTATACCTTGCAAGAAAGGCTAAAGGAATTAGGGATACGTTTTGAAATCTACCGGGATGGCCTTGCGGTGGACCGAGTCCTTTGGGCGATAGCGCTGAAAGGCGCCCACCCACCGTAAAGCTTTGCCGGCCACATCGACCCACGCGTTTCCTAGCCTTTGTCTTTACGATCTCGGGGTGGCCGTCGGGGTAGGGTTTATTTGCCAGAGACAAAGTTCAAGATGACTCGTTGAGGACCGGTTCCTAGTTTTGTAAGAGCGCGCCCGTTGCGAATTATTTCGAAAGTGAAATTTTCAAAAGTTGCTTCTCGTTTCTTGGATGGGTTCTGCCGACCTAAGCCAGTTTCCGAAAAATAATACCGATCCAAGTAATCAACGAATTGGTTATCATCCATTAGACGCATGAGTTGGTCGAATG is drawn from Bdellovibrionales bacterium CG10_big_fil_rev_8_21_14_0_10_45_34 and contains these coding sequences:
- a CDS encoding tRNA pseudouridine(38-40) synthase TruA; the encoded protein is MMIKYRLTISYDGTPHGGWQRQSNFQKPCIQQVIEDALSSLFGTKITVLASGRTDAGVHAIEQTIHFRSLKLLETADFCYSLNSLLPDSIICRRAFIAPPHFHAMASAVSKIYRYRVYNALRPSPLFRNVAQWVRTSLDLSELNALAAQIEGTHDFTSFKNSGTKTKHNVRTVFSAKWTCQPAWNHIESFPEKPLTACADEKTKARSLNAVSGESAALIPLRQGEPAAMAAYEEPSFARSSLVEKIPLEDRFYDFTIVGDGFLKQMVRNLVGTQIQLAVHKRPSNEIGRILAAKDRKAALKTAPAWGLYLVRVNYPEDLDKECREI